The following proteins come from a genomic window of Alphaproteobacteria bacterium:
- a CDS encoding type I restriction endonuclease subunit R: MQKDNFKNPFNEQMVEDYAIGIFQDKGYQYLSGEEINPLDENGSCLRSDFDIAYYLSIFRDVVFKINSDLSSEVIEEAINEVIRSKHTNLVQENKRIFQLLTGGVKINHKDRTLTVRLVDFENVENNSFVVSNQLILKEHNKHRRPDVMIYLNGLPISMIEFKNPADKNATLKNAFNQLETYKREFPQAFYFNQFNIISDGFHSRVGSLSAGYDRFNPWRSEDDDKLEFEIEGLIRDLFDKKKLLHYIKNFVTFINSKGKDVKICAGYHQVRCVNSSLEAIKKAVDGDKRGGLVWHSTGSGKSFSMMFLAGMIEKDLKLENPTILVVTDRVALDSQLFKTFSSGEMILGSKPVNIQSSGELKTKLEGIKAGGVYFSTLQKFGIDKKGRSELVFKTLSERDNIIVMVDEAHRSHNGIDDGSARYLRDAFPNATFIGFTGTPIEKGNNDTRAIFGDDNDVYDMAQSVIDGATVPIRYEARLAQVKLNDDKISEINKLFDEIEGITDLSYSESLKSKNAKLEAILGSPERLKLLAKDISKHFGLRKEVLPFSKAMIVCSTRNVAVKLYEMLVSQNPEWHSDDVDKGKIKMVYSSSASDSEDLLKYKTSSADKEVIAKRLEDENDELDFIIVCDMWLTGFDAPPINTMYFDKLIKEHNLIQAIARANRVYKEKPDGLIVDYIGILGNLKDALAIYSPRDKGVVGENIREKAVDTMMAKYSNISDLLFGFDYKDELLRAYKNNDSKILFKLKKDLFNFIVGSDDKEKSKQFVKWTTDFQKSYSLCATTDKAESIRYELVFFCAVKELILKNTNICNERKLKLEDINTKIGNLASQAVEGVKIFDLLDLASINKNQIDIFSEDFLNEIKKFNNKNLALEMLKKLISDDVKERARHSVIEARNFGEMLKELVSRYHNNQIDSTQMIEELINLSKHIALSDEKKKELGLTDEEIQFYTALADNKSAVEVMGDNKLKELTKALVFRCKRRVNFNFLERSDVQARLRVEVKKLLKEFGYPPNMEKLAIDNVVKQSMLIGMNIVG; this comes from the coding sequence ATGCAAAAAGATAATTTTAAAAATCCGTTTAATGAGCAGATGGTAGAGGATTATGCTATTGGTATTTTTCAAGATAAGGGATACCAATATTTATCAGGAGAAGAGATTAATCCTTTAGATGAAAATGGAAGTTGTTTGAGAAGTGATTTTGATATTGCATATTATCTATCTATTTTTAGAGATGTTGTTTTTAAAATAAATTCTGATTTGTCTAGTGAAGTTATTGAAGAAGCTATTAATGAGGTTATAAGAAGTAAGCATACTAATCTTGTTCAAGAGAATAAGAGGATTTTCCAGTTATTAACTGGTGGGGTTAAGATAAATCATAAAGATAGAACTTTGACTGTTAGGTTAGTGGATTTTGAAAATGTTGAGAATAATTCATTTGTAGTTTCTAATCAGTTAATTTTAAAAGAGCATAATAAGCATAGAAGACCTGATGTTATGATTTATTTAAATGGTTTGCCTATTTCTATGATTGAGTTTAAAAATCCAGCTGATAAGAATGCTACTTTGAAGAATGCTTTTAATCAGTTGGAAACTTATAAGAGGGAGTTTCCTCAAGCTTTTTATTTTAACCAGTTTAATATTATTTCAGATGGATTTCATAGTAGGGTAGGTTCTTTGTCTGCGGGTTATGATAGATTTAATCCATGGAGAAGTGAAGATGATGATAAACTTGAATTTGAAATTGAAGGATTGATTAGGGATTTATTTGATAAGAAGAAATTGTTACATTATATTAAGAATTTTGTGACGTTTATAAATTCTAAAGGTAAGGATGTTAAAATCTGCGCAGGGTATCATCAGGTGAGATGTGTTAATAGTTCGTTAGAAGCTATTAAAAAGGCTGTAGATGGTGATAAACGAGGTGGTTTGGTTTGGCATTCTACAGGTTCAGGGAAGTCTTTTTCTATGATGTTTTTAGCTGGGATGATTGAGAAGGATTTGAAATTGGAAAATCCTACGATACTTGTTGTTACTGATAGAGTTGCTTTGGATTCCCAATTGTTTAAGACATTTAGTTCTGGAGAGATGATTTTAGGTTCTAAGCCTGTTAATATTCAAAGTTCAGGTGAGTTGAAGACTAAGCTTGAGGGTATTAAAGCAGGTGGTGTTTATTTTTCTACATTGCAAAAGTTTGGTATTGATAAGAAGGGTAGATCAGAGTTGGTGTTTAAAACACTTTCAGAAAGAGATAATATTATTGTTATGGTTGATGAGGCTCATAGATCTCATAATGGTATAGATGATGGTTCTGCAAGATATTTAAGAGATGCTTTTCCTAATGCTACATTTATTGGGTTTACAGGAACTCCAATAGAGAAAGGGAATAATGATACTAGAGCTATTTTTGGTGATGATAATGATGTTTATGATATGGCTCAGTCTGTAATTGATGGAGCTACGGTTCCAATTAGATATGAGGCTCGTTTAGCTCAGGTGAAGTTGAATGATGATAAGATATCTGAAATAAATAAGTTATTTGATGAGATAGAAGGCATTACTGATTTAAGTTATAGTGAGAGTTTAAAAAGTAAGAATGCTAAGTTGGAAGCTATTTTAGGAAGTCCTGAAAGATTGAAGTTGTTAGCGAAGGACATTAGTAAGCATTTTGGATTAAGAAAAGAGGTTTTGCCGTTTTCTAAGGCGATGATTGTTTGTTCTACTAGAAATGTTGCTGTTAAACTATATGAAATGTTAGTTTCTCAAAATCCAGAATGGCATAGTGATGATGTTGATAAGGGTAAAATAAAGATGGTTTATTCTTCATCGGCTTCTGATAGTGAAGATTTGCTGAAATATAAAACATCTTCTGCAGATAAAGAGGTGATTGCTAAGAGACTTGAAGATGAGAATGATGAATTAGACTTTATCATAGTTTGTGATATGTGGTTGACAGGATTTGATGCTCCTCCAATTAATACAATGTATTTTGATAAGCTTATAAAAGAACATAATCTTATTCAGGCTATTGCTAGGGCTAATAGGGTTTATAAAGAAAAACCAGATGGCTTGATTGTAGATTATATTGGTATTCTTGGAAATCTTAAAGATGCATTGGCTATATATTCTCCTAGAGATAAAGGAGTTGTAGGTGAAAATATTAGAGAGAAGGCTGTTGATACTATGATGGCTAAGTATTCTAATATTTCTGATTTATTGTTTGGATTTGATTATAAGGATGAGTTGTTAAGGGCTTATAAGAACAATGATAGCAAGATACTTTTTAAGTTGAAAAAGGACTTGTTTAATTTTATTGTTGGTTCGGATGATAAGGAAAAGAGTAAGCAGTTTGTTAAATGGACTACTGATTTTCAAAAGTCTTATAGTTTGTGTGCTACTACTGATAAAGCTGAAAGTATTAGGTATGAGTTAGTATTTTTCTGTGCAGTTAAAGAGTTGATTTTGAAAAATACCAATATTTGTAACGAAAGAAAGCTGAAGCTTGAGGATATTAACACGAAGATAGGAAATCTTGCTTCTCAAGCAGTTGAGGGGGTTAAGATATTTGATCTTCTTGATTTGGCTAGTATTAACAAAAATCAGATAGATATCTTTTCAGAAGACTTTTTAAATGAGATAAAGAAGTTTAATAATAAAAACTTAGCTTTAGAGATGCTGAAGAAACTTATTAGTGATGATGTAAAAGAAAGAGCTAGACATAGTGTCATTGAAGCTAGAAATTTTGGTGAGATGTTGAAGGAGCTTGTTTCTAGATATCATAATAATCAAATAGATTCTACTCAGATGATAGAAGAGCTTATTAATTTGAGTAAGCATATTGCTTTATCTGATGAAAAAAAGAAAGAACTGGGTTTAACAGACGAAGAAATACAGTTTTATACAGCACTAGCAGATAATAAGTCTGCAGTTGAAGTTATGGGTGATAATAAGCTTAAGGAATTAACAAAAGCTCTTGTATTTAGATGTAAGAGAAGGGTTAACTTTAATTTCT
- a CDS encoding restriction endonuclease subunit S: MIKWIETTLGDVCDIKHGYAFKGDFITSEKFKNILLTPGNFSIGGGFNSKKFKYYSSDDFPKSYILKEGDLLVSMTDLSKKADTLGYPLKVPNSNEFVYLHNQRLGLVENLNCEKIDKEFLYWLMRTSFYQRYIANGATGSTVKHTSPSRILQFSTFIPEDVEIQREIAGVLSSLDDKIELLQEQNKTLEELAQTIFTETFITNPNSDWKEGVLDDVSDFKNGYPFSSKELSKDKVGIPVLKMGNILKGGGLTLEKFVSYFAGDVSNKISSNFAEKYDILMCMTDMKSSMNLLGHTGIMFEDKKYLVNQRVGIIRPKNGYNYFLSILTNTSEFIENLRGRSNSGVQVNLSTFEIKNSKILIPDEGSMKRFNEKVEPMFEKISANIKQIATLKETRDTLLPKLISGKVKLKGM; encoded by the coding sequence ATGATTAAGTGGATTGAGACAACACTAGGTGATGTTTGTGATATAAAGCATGGTTATGCTTTTAAAGGAGACTTTATTACTTCAGAAAAGTTTAAAAATATACTTTTAACTCCTGGTAATTTTTCTATAGGTGGAGGGTTTAATTCTAAAAAATTTAAGTATTATTCTTCTGATGATTTTCCTAAGTCTTATATTTTAAAAGAAGGTGATTTACTTGTTTCGATGACAGATCTAAGTAAAAAGGCTGATACATTGGGGTATCCTTTAAAAGTTCCTAATAGTAATGAGTTTGTTTATTTACATAATCAAAGACTTGGTTTGGTGGAAAATCTTAATTGTGAAAAAATTGATAAAGAATTTCTTTATTGGTTAATGAGAACTTCTTTTTATCAGCGATATATTGCTAATGGAGCTACAGGTAGTACAGTGAAGCATACTAGTCCTTCTCGTATATTACAGTTTTCTACTTTTATCCCTGAGGATGTGGAGATCCAGAGGGAGATTGCAGGGGTTTTGTCATCGCTAGATGATAAGATTGAATTGTTGCAAGAGCAAAATAAAACTCTAGAAGAATTAGCTCAAACTATCTTCACTGAAACCTTCATTACTAACCCAAATTCAGATTGGAAAGAAGGAGTGTTGGATGATGTGTCAGATTTTAAAAATGGTTATCCATTTTCTAGTAAAGAACTATCTAAGGATAAAGTTGGAATACCAGTTTTAAAAATGGGAAATATTTTAAAGGGTGGTGGTTTAACTTTAGAAAAATTTGTTTCTTATTTTGCTGGAGATGTTTCTAATAAAATTTCGAGTAATTTTGCTGAAAAATATGATATATTAATGTGTATGACAGATATGAAATCTTCAATGAACTTACTAGGACATACAGGTATTATGTTTGAAGATAAAAAATATTTAGTAAATCAACGTGTTGGAATTATTAGACCTAAAAATGGTTATAATTATTTTTTAAGTATATTAACTAATACGTCAGAATTTATAGAAAATTTGAGGGGGCGCTCAAATAGTGGTGTTCAAGTTAATTTATCAACTTTTGAAATAAAAAATTCTAAAATTTTAATACCTGATGAGGGGAGTATGAAAAGGTTTAATGAAAAGGTTGAACCTATGTTTGAAAAGATTTCTGCTAATATTAAGCAAATAGCAACTCTTAAAGAAACTAGAGATACACTTTTACCAAAACTAATAAGTGGTAAAGTAAAACTAAAAGGAATGTAG
- a CDS encoding type I restriction-modification system subunit M: MAKNSSSDLSIEKVLFAGADKLRGAIDPSEYKYVVLGLIFLKYISDSFEIKYNTLVEEGYGSEEDRDEYLADGIFFCPEIARWSYISKYAKSDDIGEIIDNAMIAIEKENSNLKGVLPKNYNRASLNKNNLGGLIDLFTNNISFGDLNEEKDVLGRVYEYFISNFASTEGKRGGEFYTPKSIVKTLVEIIKPYKGKVYDPCCGSGGMFIQSEKFTVAHGHRVQDIWIHGQEYNESTRRLCLMNLAIRGINGNIGESSDDTLRNDLHKTLKADYILANPPFNQSEWGHDILANDVRWSYGLPPKGNANYAWLQHMIHHLNHNGVAGVVLANGSMSTATNGELEVRKNMIKDGVVEAIVALPGQMFFSTQIPACLWILRKGRSAEEKKKTLFIDAREIGFMADRVHKEFTDEDIANISTTYDKWKSKSVSAGLSTGSGLFYDAKTTRVKGHVLVKDDYKDIAGFCKSASLEEIEKNDWVLTPGRYVGIAESEEDSEPFEEKFPRLLSELKVQIKKETDLNEEILKQMSKVEV, from the coding sequence ATGGCTAAGAATTCATCATCGGATTTATCTATTGAAAAAGTATTGTTTGCGGGAGCTGATAAGTTAAGAGGAGCTATTGATCCATCTGAGTATAAGTATGTTGTTTTAGGGCTTATATTTTTGAAATATATATCAGATTCATTTGAGATTAAGTATAATACTCTTGTGGAAGAAGGTTATGGTTCAGAAGAAGATAGAGATGAATATTTAGCAGATGGTATTTTCTTTTGTCCTGAGATTGCTCGTTGGAGTTATATATCTAAATATGCTAAGTCAGATGACATTGGTGAGATAATAGACAATGCTATGATTGCTATAGAAAAAGAGAATTCTAATTTGAAAGGAGTTCTTCCTAAAAATTATAATAGAGCCTCGTTGAATAAAAATAACTTGGGTGGTTTGATAGATCTTTTTACCAATAATATTTCTTTTGGAGATTTGAATGAAGAAAAAGATGTGCTTGGAAGGGTTTATGAATATTTTATTTCTAATTTTGCTTCTACGGAAGGTAAAAGAGGTGGGGAGTTTTATACACCCAAATCAATAGTTAAAACACTTGTGGAAATTATTAAGCCTTACAAGGGAAAGGTTTATGACCCTTGTTGTGGTTCTGGTGGGATGTTTATTCAATCTGAGAAATTTACTGTTGCTCATGGTCATAGAGTTCAAGATATTTGGATACATGGTCAAGAGTATAATGAGTCTACAAGAAGACTTTGTTTGATGAATTTGGCTATTAGAGGGATTAATGGAAATATTGGAGAGAGTTCGGATGACACTCTTAGGAATGATTTACATAAGACTTTAAAAGCGGATTATATTTTGGCTAATCCACCATTTAATCAAAGTGAGTGGGGGCATGATATATTGGCGAATGATGTTAGATGGTCTTATGGTTTACCTCCTAAAGGAAATGCTAATTATGCTTGGTTGCAACATATGATACATCACCTTAATCACAATGGAGTGGCAGGTGTAGTTCTTGCAAATGGTTCAATGTCTACGGCTACTAATGGTGAATTGGAAGTTAGAAAGAATATGATTAAAGATGGGGTTGTTGAAGCTATAGTTGCTTTGCCTGGGCAGATGTTTTTCTCTACTCAAATTCCAGCTTGTTTATGGATTTTGAGAAAAGGTAGAAGTGCTGAAGAGAAGAAAAAGACTTTGTTTATAGATGCTAGAGAAATTGGGTTTATGGCTGATAGAGTTCATAAAGAATTTACTGATGAGGATATAGCTAATATTTCTACTACTTATGATAAGTGGAAATCTAAATCTGTTAGTGCAGGATTGTCTACAGGTTCAGGTCTTTTTTATGATGCTAAAACAACAAGGGTAAAAGGACATGTTTTGGTTAAAGATGATTATAAAGACATTGCTGGTTTTTGTAAGTCTGCTAGTTTAGAAGAAATTGAAAAGAATGATTGGGTTTTGACTCCAGGTAGATATGTAGGTATTGCTGAGAGTGAAGAGGACTCAGAACCTTTTGAAGAGAAGTTTCCACGACTTTTAAGTGAGTTGAAAGTTCAGATTAAAAAAGAAACTGATTTGAATGAAGAGATTTTAAAACAAATGAGTAAGGTTGAGGTGTAG
- a CDS encoding glycerol dehydrogenase, which translates to MATKIIIGPGKYIQGPNELKNLKKYTKDLGKKIFVIADEFVKGMTENTVSSGFAKKSDFVYETFNGECSKKEIDRLKKIALDKKCDCIVGIGGGKTLDTAKAISFYMKVPVVIVPTIASTDAPCSALAVLYTEKGVFSKYLLLPNNPNIVLVDTTIIAKAPVRLLVSGMGDALATYFEARATYRSNGKAMAGGTPTLGAMDLAKLCYETLLSDGLKAKLAVNKKVSNLAVENIVEANTYLSGVGFESGGLCAAHAVHNGLTALKGTHEFYHGEKVAFGTIVQLVLENAPMEEIRTVIDFCKSVGLPTSLSDLNIADASKKDLMAVAKAATAEGETIHNMSFPVTPELVYAAIVTADQLGS; encoded by the coding sequence ATGGCTACTAAAATTATAATTGGTCCAGGGAAATATATTCAAGGACCTAATGAATTAAAAAATCTAAAAAAATATACGAAAGATTTAGGGAAAAAGATTTTCGTTATTGCTGATGAATTTGTTAAAGGGATGACAGAAAATACTGTGTCATCTGGTTTTGCGAAGAAGTCAGATTTTGTTTATGAAACTTTTAATGGAGAGTGTTCTAAAAAGGAAATTGATAGATTAAAGAAGATTGCTTTGGATAAGAAATGTGATTGTATTGTTGGTATTGGTGGAGGTAAAACTCTTGATACTGCAAAGGCTATTTCTTTTTATATGAAAGTTCCTGTTGTTATTGTTCCGACTATTGCTTCTACGGATGCACCTTGTAGTGCGTTGGCTGTTTTATACACAGAGAAGGGTGTGTTCAGTAAATATTTATTATTACCTAATAATCCTAATATTGTTTTAGTTGATACTACTATTATTGCTAAGGCTCCTGTTAGATTGTTAGTTTCTGGTATGGGAGATGCTTTGGCAACTTATTTTGAAGCTAGAGCTACTTATCGTTCTAATGGTAAGGCGATGGCTGGCGGTACTCCTACTTTGGGTGCTATGGATTTGGCTAAGTTGTGTTATGAAACATTATTATCTGATGGTTTGAAAGCTAAGTTGGCTGTTAATAAAAAAGTTAGTAATTTAGCTGTGGAAAATATTGTCGAAGCTAATACTTATTTAAGTGGAGTTGGTTTTGAAAGTGGTGGCTTGTGTGCTGCTCATGCTGTTCATAATGGTTTAACTGCATTGAAAGGAACTCATGAATTCTATCATGGTGAAAAAGTTGCTTTTGGAACTATTGTTCAGTTGGTGTTGGAAAATGCACCTATGGAAGAAATTAGAACAGTTATTGATTTCTGTAAGAGTGTTGGGTTGCCAACTAGTTTGAGTGATTTGAATATCGCTGATGCTTCGAAGAAGGATTTGATGGCTGTTGCTAAAGCGGCTACTGCGGAAGGTGAGACTATTCATAATATGTCGTTCCCAGTTACTCCGGAATTAGTTTATGCGGCTATTGTTACAGCTGATCAATTGGGTTCATAG
- a CDS encoding uracil-DNA glycosylase, whose protein sequence is MSSKKEQLEILKQEAEKCRDCELGGLRNKLVFSDGNSDARIVLIGEAPGAEEDKTGFPFVGRAGKLLDEFLNSVGITRENDIYIMNTLKCRPPQNRDPLPSEKVACRKFFDKQLDIIKPDIILLCGAVAMKSLMEGKLAISKVRGQWFDGPGGAKMMPIFHPSYLLRNHRVVEGSPRWLMFEDMKEIKRVYDGVE, encoded by the coding sequence ATGAGTTCTAAGAAAGAGCAATTAGAGATTTTAAAACAAGAAGCTGAGAAGTGTAGAGATTGTGAGTTGGGTGGGCTGCGCAATAAATTAGTATTTTCTGATGGAAATTCTGATGCTAGAATTGTTCTTATTGGAGAAGCTCCTGGAGCAGAAGAAGATAAGACAGGCTTTCCTTTTGTTGGGAGAGCTGGGAAGTTGTTGGATGAATTTTTGAACTCAGTTGGAATTACTAGAGAGAACGATATTTATATCATGAATACGTTGAAGTGTAGACCCCCGCAAAATAGAGATCCTTTACCTTCTGAAAAGGTAGCTTGTAGAAAGTTTTTTGATAAGCAGTTGGATATTATAAAACCTGATATAATTTTGCTTTGTGGTGCTGTTGCTATGAAGTCGTTGATGGAAGGTAAATTAGCTATAAGTAAAGTTAGGGGACAATGGTTTGATGGTCCTGGTGGAGCTAAAATGATGCCTATATTTCATCCTTCTTATTTGTTGCGAAATCATAGGGTCGTTGAAGGTAGTCCTAGATGGTTGATGTTTGAGGATATGAAAGAAATTAAAAGAGTTTATGATGGGGTAGAATAG
- a CDS encoding methylated-DNA--[protein]-cysteine S-methyltransferase yields the protein MNKYEYIFSSNIGNIRIEVDDDKIYLLTGTDKKISGSCPNGLAKKVEEEVSDYLDGKLEKFSIKTFYDKTPYVNKVVSEIAKIPYGQVITYKDISDKIKSHPRAVGMACGKNPIPLIIPCHRVVGMSGKLTGFSMKGGVEVKKRLLDLEGIKLN from the coding sequence ATGAATAAATACGAATATATATTTTCTAGTAATATTGGAAATATTAGAATAGAAGTGGATGATGATAAAATTTATTTGCTAACGGGAACTGATAAAAAAATATCAGGCTCTTGTCCTAATGGATTAGCTAAGAAGGTTGAAGAAGAGGTTTCGGATTATCTTGATGGGAAGTTGGAGAAATTTTCTATTAAGACTTTTTATGATAAGACGCCTTATGTTAATAAGGTTGTTAGTGAAATTGCTAAGATACCTTATGGGCAGGTTATTACTTATAAAGATATTTCTGATAAGATTAAGTCTCATCCTAGGGCTGTTGGAATGGCGTGTGGTAAAAATCCTATTCCTTTGATAATTCCTTGTCATAGAGTTGTTGGAATGTCTGGAAAGTTGACTGGCTTTTCTATGAAAGGTGGTGTTGAGGTTAAAAAGAGATTGCTTGATTTAGAAGGGATAAAGCTTAATTAA
- a CDS encoding TetR/AcrR family transcriptional regulator produces the protein MTNNNIKTKDKIIQIAKKLFAEKGFHGTSVKDICELADANISAVNYHFTSKLNLFQEIIDNVSEKCLANILSVIEDPADDFEEFKIKMKILFETFFKIAEKDWDSLVVIFSNIYFLREELQKDTCEFFDKFIHILGNFIKEGQKRKYIRNDVDPEVISKIILHIPQGEIEDRYLIYGEKPEQFNKAYQKKYINNILITLIAGLENK, from the coding sequence ATGACTAATAATAATATAAAAACTAAAGATAAAATTATCCAAATAGCAAAAAAATTATTTGCTGAAAAAGGATTTCACGGAACATCTGTAAAAGATATTTGTGAACTTGCCGATGCAAATATAAGTGCTGTAAATTACCACTTCACATCAAAATTAAATTTATTCCAAGAGATTATCGATAACGTTAGTGAAAAATGCCTAGCAAACATATTAAGTGTTATAGAAGACCCAGCCGATGACTTTGAAGAATTTAAAATAAAAATGAAAATTCTTTTTGAAACATTTTTCAAAATAGCTGAAAAAGACTGGGATTCTCTTGTAGTTATATTCAGCAACATATATTTCCTAAGAGAAGAATTACAAAAAGATACTTGTGAATTCTTTGATAAATTCATACATATCCTTGGAAACTTTATTAAAGAAGGTCAAAAAAGAAAATATATAAGAAATGATGTTGACCCAGAAGTTATCTCAAAAATAATATTACATATTCCACAAGGTGAAATTGAAGATAGATATTTAATCTATGGAGAAAAGCCTGAGCAATTCAACAAGGCTTATCAAAAAAAATATATAAATAATATTTTGATAACTCTAATAGCTGGATTAGAAAATAAATAA